The genomic stretch ttaattagtgtatgtgtttaataatattattttatattgtgtacataaacaaaaaatttaaagcagaataaatattatgaacataatataaGATAATATTGTTAAAAATGATGCACTagtttcttttaatataaacCAGCATCATTTTAGATAgtgtttaatttgttagttttaTGACTATGAGATATCCTGTTGACAGACCAAcacaattgcaaataacacaagaGTAATTTTATTGATAGAAAGTGATAATCAAACCACTTACAATGTGTCCCTTGAAGGGTATTTATACATTAATGGTTGGCCCtatgaaaggaaaagaaattgtTTAGATTAGGAATAATCTTTCCTTAACCCTTTGCAAACCAGGCCTAGCTTTCCTTCCTAAAATGCAAGATTATCCCCTTtctaaaatgaaaatggaaaCTAGAGAGAATCTGATAATGAATCCTCTAAGCGTCCTTTCGATATCCTTcttcaattcaaatattttccgcgttTGACAGTCCTGCGACTTCCTCTTGAATGGCTAGCTAGCCAACTACTCAGTTCAGTTAGGGCTGGCGTCAGCCATGTTAGCATGTGGCGGGCGTGGTGCTGAGCAATAGTGTACGTTTCACACCCGGCCCACATGCATGCAGAAGagatattatataaataaatgtcaATTAGACTggataaacacacacacacacaattacgAGAAAAAACAGATTTACTTACTGATACTAATCTCTCAATGGAGGAACAACAACATCACGCTGCCACCTACGACATCGTAATCTTGGGAGCCTCTGGGTTTACCGGCAAATACGCTGTACGGGAGGCTCTCAAGTTCCTCAATGTACCTGAATCTCCATTCAACTCCCTCGCTTTAGTAGGCCGATCCCCATCCAAAGTAGCCAAAGCTCTCCAATGGGCCTCCCATCCCAACCCACCGCCACAAATCCCCATCCTCACCGCCGACACCACCGACCCCATTTCCCTTCGCCGCGTCGCCTCCCAGGCAAAGATCATTCTCAACTGCGTTGGCCCTTTCCATCTCTACGGCGAGCCCGTCGTGGCGGCTTGTGTCGATGTCGGCTGCGATTACCTAGATATCACCGGAGAAATGGAGTTTGTAGAGAGAATGGAAGCTTCTTACCATCACAGGGCTGCGAAGAAGGGTTCTCTGGTCATTTCTGCCTGTGGGTATGATTCGGTTCCTGCTGTATTAGGCATGATGTTCAATTCTAGGCAGTGGGTTTCACCCGCTGCTCCTAATCGTATGGAGGCCTACCAATTTATGGAATCCGACAAAAGGGTCGTGCTCAACCTAGGAAGCTACGAGACGCTGGTTCTTGCGGTGGCTAACAAGGACAAATTGCAGGAGTTGCGACATTGTACACCTCAAAGACCTCAGCCCATGGtatcatttcttcttcttttttttttcttctttgtattTGTGTTACCATTAATATTTGCATATATATTGGGTTGACTAGAGAAATCCCACAGTCACTATCTAAAagtgtgcactaggtaaattATACCTTGTGATCTAATCAGTATAACTAACAGGCTGAaattcaaacttgtaaccttgcggttacaagtttgtatgtTAGCTATCTTGGGttaccttttatatatatatatatatatatatatatatatatatttatttatttatttatttattgaaatgtAAGCTGATCAATTCTACTATTCACGTCAGATTCCTGGTCCGCCTCCCAAGGAATCAATTGTGGAACACCAAAAAGAGATTGGGCTTTGGGGTGTGGTGTTTCCATCATTGGACAAAATTGCAGTTGACAGAATGGTGTCATGTTTAACTGAAAATCCCGAGGGTATACCGGGCGTCAATGAAACTGCTCAGCAAATTAAAAAGAGGGAGGCATTCTGGTCTACAGCGAAACCCGTTCACTTTGGTCTGAATATGGCATCAAAATCAGTGTTGGGTGTGGTTCGTTTCATAACACTAGCGTTGTTGCTATGGGTCTTTGGTAGGTTTTCTACAGGGAGGTGGCTGCTCATGAAGTTTCCTTCTGTGTTTAGCCTTGGGCTTTTCAGTAAAAATGGTCCAACTGAAGAGGAGGTGGCAAATGCTTCCTTCAAACTGTGGTTTGTTGGGCGTGGATATAGTGATGCTGCTCTCGCATCAAAAGAGGGCAAGAAACCGGATATGGAAATTATTACGAGAGTAACGGGACCTGAGATTGGCTATTCTGCAACTCCCATTATTCTAATTCAATGTGCTCTAGTCTTGTTGAGCCAACGTCGTGAGTTGCCTAAAGGGGGAGTTTTTCTTCCTGGGATTATATTTGGCCCAACGGATCTTCAACAACGACTCCAACAAAATGGAATATCTTTTGATTTCATTTCGAAGAAAAAGCTTTCTAACAAAATTTAGTCTTACTGTATAtgaattcatttttcatttattattattgtacttttgTGTGAGTTGTATGGTTATATTCCTGTTCTTCACTTGCCAAAGACATGTATAATTTGGCCTGGCCTGGCCAGGATTTGGAtctttggtaaggtatttttattgttcaataaaaataataaatttacagGTTGTCAACATATGTTGACTCTCATATTAGTCATTTACTATTTAAAATTCTCTTATGGTGGTTTTGGTGCTATAGGTTTAATTTACTGGCCAGTGTCAGGGATGAGattatgggggtgtttggttaatggcttataagccaaattttagcttatttgaccaagtttagctgtttgaccaaccaataagctattttgaagtgtttggtaaatgacttatTGGTCTTGACTTATTGGGTCAATAAgctaaaaattgaaaagctaatgaatgtagctttttgtattagcttgttgggaacaatgggtatattgactattttatcatttgaaatcaatgtgattt from Ipomoea triloba cultivar NCNSP0323 chromosome 12, ASM357664v1 encodes the following:
- the LOC116000352 gene encoding probable mitochondrial saccharopine dehydrogenase-like oxidoreductase At5g39410; its protein translation is MSIRLDKHTHTQLREKTDLLTDTNLSMEEQQHHAATYDIVILGASGFTGKYAVREALKFLNVPESPFNSLALVGRSPSKVAKALQWASHPNPPPQIPILTADTTDPISLRRVASQAKIILNCVGPFHLYGEPVVAACVDVGCDYLDITGEMEFVERMEASYHHRAAKKGSLVISACGYDSVPAVLGMMFNSRQWVSPAAPNRMEAYQFMESDKRVVLNLGSYETLVLAVANKDKLQELRHCTPQRPQPMIPGPPPKESIVEHQKEIGLWGVVFPSLDKIAVDRMVSCLTENPEGIPGVNETAQQIKKREAFWSTAKPVHFGLNMASKSVLGVVRFITLALLLWVFGRFSTGRWLLMKFPSVFSLGLFSKNGPTEEEVANASFKLWFVGRGYSDAALASKEGKKPDMEIITRVTGPEIGYSATPIILIQCALVLLSQRRELPKGGVFLPGIIFGPTDLQQRLQQNGISFDFISKKKLSNKI